The proteins below come from a single Flavobacterium lindanitolerans genomic window:
- a CDS encoding alpha/beta hydrolase, with the protein MKKILIAFLFLLSFHVGNAQKMTTLTYFQNDTIKLDLDLFLPAKTSGNKLPLLLYVHGGGFSGGERQSGHSLCHYLAQNGYASATITYTLYAKGKKFSCDGILSEKIKAFQYAVNDLWLATSFFIKNSEKYAIDTSKIFIAGSSAGAETVLHAAFWDFKTMNLYDNSLPAGFKYAGLVSGAGAIMDLNLITEKNIIPMFFFHGNGDTTVPYATAPHHYCKTNASGWLMLFGSYSIYNHIVSLDGSGALYTFCGGGHEYSGYLFEKEHHIVLNFLNDVSSGKKFQKHDIVPTGKKNELSATYKFCD; encoded by the coding sequence ATGAAAAAAATCCTGATTGCCTTTTTGTTTCTGTTGTCTTTTCATGTAGGAAATGCCCAAAAAATGACAACATTGACTTATTTCCAAAACGATACAATTAAGTTAGACCTTGATTTATTTCTTCCGGCAAAAACGTCCGGCAATAAACTACCATTGCTTTTGTATGTGCACGGCGGCGGATTTTCAGGAGGAGAAAGACAATCCGGTCACAGTCTTTGTCATTATCTTGCCCAAAATGGTTATGCAAGCGCTACGATAACCTATACACTGTATGCCAAAGGTAAGAAATTCAGTTGCGACGGTATTCTTTCTGAAAAGATTAAGGCATTTCAATATGCAGTAAACGATTTATGGCTGGCCACTTCCTTTTTTATAAAAAACAGTGAAAAATATGCTATCGATACTTCAAAAATATTTATTGCCGGTTCCAGTGCCGGAGCCGAAACTGTGCTTCATGCTGCATTTTGGGATTTTAAAACGATGAATTTATATGATAATTCACTTCCTGCCGGATTTAAATATGCCGGACTCGTTTCGGGTGCAGGAGCTATTATGGACTTAAATCTGATTACTGAAAAAAACATAATTCCTATGTTTTTCTTTCATGGAAATGGTGATACAACCGTTCCTTATGCTACTGCTCCACATCATTATTGCAAGACAAATGCTTCAGGATGGCTAATGCTCTTTGGTTCCTATTCTATCTATAATCATATCGTGAGCTTAGACGGTTCCGGAGCGCTCTATACGTTTTGTGGTGGCGGACATGAGTACAGCGGTTATCTTTTTGAAAAAGAGCACCACATTGTTTTAAATTTTCTGAATGATGTTTCGTCCGGAAAGAAATTCCAAAAGCATGACATTGTGCCAACCGGAAAAAAGAATGAGCTGTCTGCTACCTATAAATTTTGTGACTAA
- a CDS encoding CYTH domain-containing protein translates to MLEIERKFLVNSDQFKTFAFAKNHIAQGYLNSHPERTVRIRIKGESGFLTIKGKGNESGVSRFEWETEIPLMEARHLIQLCEKGVIDKIRYEVRSGNHVFEVDEFFGDNEGLVIAEVELKSEDETFEKPDWLGSEVTNDERYYNAFLSQHPYKTWK, encoded by the coding sequence ATGCTTGAGATTGAAAGAAAATTCCTTGTCAACTCTGACCAGTTTAAGACATTTGCTTTTGCTAAAAATCATATTGCCCAGGGCTACCTCAACAGCCATCCGGAGAGAACTGTCCGTATCCGGATTAAAGGAGAAAGCGGTTTTCTGACCATCAAAGGAAAAGGAAACGAATCCGGGGTTTCCCGCTTTGAGTGGGAAACTGAAATTCCGCTTATGGAAGCCAGACACCTGATTCAGCTTTGTGAAAAGGGTGTTATTGACAAAATACGCTATGAAGTGCGGTCCGGAAACCATGTTTTTGAGGTTGACGAATTTTTTGGAGATAATGAAGGACTCGTTATAGCCGAAGTTGAATTGAAATCTGAAGATGAAACCTTTGAAAAGCCTGATTGGTTGGGAAGTGAGGTTACAAACGATGAGCGTTACTATAATGCTTTTTTAAGCCAGCATCCTTATAAAACCTGGAAATAA
- a CDS encoding recombinase: MKIRKSKPKISIASFMKHYFDESQLWTKANDEIELLVQLVSIIRPKKPKAVLVVDIQELLEFLQQNDFIRLQFSYYVKKLLHNKKFNKFLSDAGILRDVDFIFEVRKRIFSKLLPYQPSKDSLEYILNQVFYLATDTIWVNKIPVSQIEELYDLLLFNSIYDTVEEDSVLSEMLLSMNIITQRISGRAMETDVIKMVPEYDNLESPFAALEKELHQIDDTVRNAENNHFISSTDLYYKQLLILHKQCNDFVEKAFANSSKYGISLRVNQNLLRIRQQLYRLKVLIPLLVVDREENKKNNGIQLALKLIKYNCYKNDIRGLVSESTQLLSYEVTQHTAKTGEKYITETRQEYFRMFRAALGGGLIVGLLCIIKVMLGKVETSGFGHAFLYSMNYSIGFIAIYLCGFTLATKQPAMTASALVRALEQGMKKQGNSSEKHQAFAVFFARVFRSQFIAFVGNVVMAFPVSLLGIWLIDYAFEYNIAASKWTKLLTDISPVHSPAIFHAAIAGVFLFLSGIISGSIANRDKHHQVYYRIQEHPVLKMTFGREKTKKIADMYEKKWAGIISNFWFGVFMGSTASIGLFFGLNLDIRHITFASGNMALGLYGADFMVTLSLVIWCIIGIGVIGLVNFLVSFALSLGLAFRSRNIPLREIRFVILSIWKHFKSKPMSFFFPSERKIKTQTEEEYLALDTKNKK; this comes from the coding sequence ATGAAAATTAGAAAATCGAAGCCAAAAATCTCCATTGCTTCTTTTATGAAGCATTATTTTGATGAAAGCCAGCTATGGACGAAGGCAAATGACGAAATTGAATTATTGGTGCAGCTGGTCAGTATTATAAGACCAAAAAAACCAAAAGCGGTCTTAGTTGTCGATATTCAGGAATTGTTGGAGTTTCTTCAACAAAATGATTTCATACGATTACAGTTTTCTTACTATGTCAAAAAACTGCTGCACAATAAAAAATTCAATAAGTTTCTTTCAGATGCGGGAATCCTCCGTGATGTTGATTTTATTTTTGAGGTCCGAAAAAGGATTTTTTCCAAATTGCTTCCCTATCAGCCTAGCAAAGATTCATTGGAGTATATTTTAAATCAGGTTTTTTATCTGGCAACCGACACGATTTGGGTAAACAAAATTCCGGTTTCCCAAATCGAAGAACTTTATGACCTTTTACTGTTCAATTCGATTTATGACACGGTAGAAGAAGATTCCGTATTGTCCGAAATGTTGCTTTCTATGAATATTATTACGCAACGTATTAGTGGTCGTGCCATGGAAACGGACGTTATAAAAATGGTTCCGGAATATGATAATCTGGAGAGTCCTTTTGCTGCCTTGGAAAAAGAGCTCCATCAGATTGATGATACGGTGAGGAATGCGGAAAATAATCATTTTATTTCATCCACAGACCTATACTACAAACAACTTTTGATATTGCACAAGCAATGCAATGATTTTGTAGAAAAAGCCTTTGCCAATTCTTCAAAATACGGTATTTCGCTTCGCGTTAACCAAAATCTGCTCCGCATACGCCAACAGCTATACCGATTAAAAGTACTGATTCCGCTTTTGGTTGTGGATAGAGAAGAAAACAAAAAAAATAATGGGATACAGCTTGCGTTAAAACTCATAAAATACAACTGTTATAAAAACGATATCAGAGGTCTGGTAAGCGAAAGTACGCAGCTTTTGTCCTATGAAGTTACACAGCATACTGCAAAAACAGGCGAAAAGTACATTACAGAAACACGGCAGGAATATTTCAGGATGTTCAGGGCAGCTTTAGGAGGCGGACTCATAGTGGGTCTTTTGTGTATCATCAAAGTGATGTTGGGCAAGGTAGAAACCAGCGGTTTCGGGCATGCTTTTTTATATAGTATGAACTATTCGATTGGATTCATTGCCATTTATCTCTGCGGGTTTACTTTGGCTACAAAACAGCCGGCCATGACAGCATCAGCATTGGTCAGGGCGTTAGAGCAGGGTATGAAAAAACAAGGAAATTCATCTGAAAAACATCAGGCATTTGCGGTATTTTTTGCGCGGGTTTTCAGGTCACAGTTTATTGCTTTTGTAGGGAACGTTGTTATGGCATTTCCGGTTTCGCTGTTGGGAATCTGGCTGATTGATTATGCCTTTGAATATAATATTGCCGCTTCGAAATGGACAAAACTGCTGACAGATATAAGTCCGGTTCATTCGCCGGCTATTTTTCACGCAGCAATCGCCGGTGTGTTTCTTTTTCTTTCCGGTATTATTTCAGGAAGTATTGCCAATAGGGACAAGCATCATCAGGTGTATTACAGAATACAGGAACATCCCGTACTGAAGATGACTTTTGGCAGGGAGAAAACAAAAAAAATTGCTGATATGTATGAAAAGAAATGGGCAGGTATTATCTCCAATTTTTGGTTTGGGGTGTTCATGGGTTCGACCGCATCCATCGGATTGTTTTTTGGATTAAATCTTGATATCCGGCACATTACTTTTGCAAGTGGAAATATGGCTTTAGGGCTTTATGGAGCCGATTTTATGGTAACTTTGTCATTGGTAATCTGGTGCATTATTGGAATTGGCGTAATCGGGTTGGTCAATTTCCTCGTAAGCTTTGCGTTGTCTTTGGGGTTGGCTTTCCGTTCCAGAAATATTCCGTTGCGTGAAATACGTTTTGTTATCTTGTCCATCTGGAAACATTTCAAAAGCAAACCTATGAGTTTCTTTTTTCCATCAGAAAGAAAGATAAAAACACAAACAGAGGAAGAGTATTTGGCTTTAGATACAAAAAATAAAAAATGA
- a CDS encoding GNAT family N-acetyltransferase → MIIREYAGSDKNRILELLRLNTPKFFSPNEEKDLSYYLDNEADNYFVLVMESKIVGCGGFNLTEDGKTAKISWDIFDPGYQGKGLGSALTRFRIEKIKENKQVKTLSVRTSQLVYPFYEKFGLRLREVVKDFWDEGFDLYQLDCDIESV, encoded by the coding sequence ATGATAATAAGAGAGTATGCCGGTTCTGACAAAAACAGAATATTGGAACTTTTAAGACTGAATACACCGAAATTCTTTTCTCCAAATGAAGAGAAGGACTTGTCGTATTATTTGGATAATGAGGCGGATAATTATTTTGTTCTTGTCATGGAAAGTAAGATTGTTGGATGTGGAGGCTTTAATCTGACAGAAGATGGCAAAACGGCAAAAATATCCTGGGATATCTTTGATCCGGGCTATCAAGGAAAAGGACTTGGCAGTGCTTTGACCCGATTCAGGATCGAGAAGATAAAAGAAAACAAACAGGTTAAGACTTTATCTGTGAGAACATCGCAGCTTGTTTATCCGTTTTATGAAAAATTTGGGCTCAGGCTCAGGGAAGTTGTGAAAGATTTCTGGGACGAAGGGTTTGATTTATATCAATTGGACTGTGATATAGAGTCGGTTTGA